Proteins from a genomic interval of Rosa chinensis cultivar Old Blush chromosome 2, RchiOBHm-V2, whole genome shotgun sequence:
- the LOC112187142 gene encoding uncharacterized protein At2g23090, with protein MGGGNGQKAKMAREKNLEKQKAAGKGSQLEKNKKAMSIQCKVCMQTFMCTTSEVKCREHAEAKHPKSDVYACFPHLKP; from the exons ATGGGAGGAGGCAACGGTCAAAAGGCCAAGATGGCGCGTGAGAAGAACTTGGAGAAGCAAAAAGCCGCTGGAAAGG GAAGCCAGCTTGAAAAAAACAAGAAAGCCATGTCAATCCAG TGCAAGGTGTGTATGCAAACATTCATGTGCACTACCTCGGAGGTGAAGTGCAGGGAGCATGCTGAAGCAAAGCATCCGAAGTCTGATGTGTATGCCTGTTTCCCTCATCTCAAGCCGTGA